The Gammaproteobacteria bacterium genome window below encodes:
- a CDS encoding DUF2384 domain-containing protein produces the protein MSAQVQRLPSENEVLGKALLNSKEHLGLTNTELGEIMGKDRTYFTRLRNHSVLEPNSKEGELALHVIRIYRSLYALEGGDVEAMEEWLNTPNKHLHGIPKELLKNIQGLVNVVEYLDAMRGKV, from the coding sequence ATGAGTGCACAGGTACAAAGGCTACCTTCTGAAAATGAAGTGCTGGGTAAAGCCTTGTTGAATAGCAAAGAGCATTTAGGCTTAACCAATACTGAGCTTGGTGAAATTATGGGTAAAGATCGTACTTACTTTACGCGTTTACGTAATCACAGTGTGCTTGAGCCTAATAGCAAAGAAGGTGAATTAGCGTTACATGTTATTCGCATTTACCGGTCTTTATATGCGCTTGAGGGCGGTGATGTTGAGGCAATGGAAGAGTGGTTGAATACTCCTAATAAACATTTGCACGGCATACCCAAAGAGTTGCTTAAAAATATTCAAGGTTTGGTTAATGTAGTTGAATACCTCGATGCGATGCGTGGAAAAGTATAA